One stretch of Burkholderia pyrrocinia DNA includes these proteins:
- a CDS encoding PACE efflux transporter: protein MQGLPRRITQAVLYEAIAISCISPVIAAIFKQDLVYSGALSATMSAIALLWNMIFNALFERWEASRRQPTRTLRRRILHATGFEGGLIFMLVPVVSWWLDISWFDAFVVDIGLFAFFFCYAFVFQWAFDRVFDVPAATKGL from the coding sequence GTGCAAGGCCTACCGCGCAGGATCACGCAGGCGGTGCTCTACGAAGCGATCGCCATCTCCTGCATCTCGCCCGTAATCGCGGCGATCTTCAAGCAGGACCTCGTCTATTCGGGTGCGCTGTCGGCGACGATGTCGGCGATCGCGCTGCTGTGGAACATGATCTTCAACGCGCTGTTCGAGCGCTGGGAAGCGTCGCGCCGGCAGCCGACGCGCACGCTCCGGCGGCGGATCCTGCACGCCACCGGATTCGAAGGCGGGCTGATCTTCATGCTCGTGCCCGTGGTGTCGTGGTGGCTCGACATCTCGTGGTTCGACGCGTTCGTCGTCGATATCGGGCTGTTCGCGTTCTTCTTCTGCTACGCGTTCGTATTCCAGTGGGCGTTCGATCGCGTGTTCGACGTGCCGGCGGCGACGAAGGGATTGTGA
- a CDS encoding choline ABC transporter substrate-binding protein has translation MKRLLIAAVCGIGITAPMSAVYAADPPVCKNVRFADVGWSDIAATTGLASTMLQGLGYSPTKTIASVPITFAGIKSKQIDVFLGYWSPTMDPIIQPFTKAGTIKVLSTPNLTGAKYTLAVPDYVYQGGLKSFADIQKYADKLNGKIYGIEPGNDGNLLIKKMIDGNQFGLGKFKMVESSEAGMLVEVNRAIRDKQWIVFLGWEPHPMNVQMKIDYLSGGDDVFGPNYGEAKVLTATPPDYAQRCPNVAKFVSNLQFTTTIENHVMMPIMNKEDPNKAAAAWLKANPQALDKWLAGVTTLDGKPGLPAVKAYLGVH, from the coding sequence ATGAAGCGCCTATTGATCGCAGCGGTGTGCGGGATCGGAATAACCGCGCCGATGTCGGCCGTTTATGCGGCCGATCCGCCCGTATGCAAGAACGTGCGCTTCGCGGATGTCGGCTGGTCCGACATCGCGGCGACCACGGGCCTCGCATCGACGATGCTGCAGGGGCTCGGCTACAGCCCGACGAAGACGATCGCATCGGTGCCGATCACGTTTGCCGGGATCAAGAGCAAGCAGATCGACGTGTTCCTCGGCTACTGGTCGCCGACGATGGACCCGATCATCCAGCCGTTCACGAAGGCCGGCACGATCAAGGTGCTCTCGACGCCGAACCTGACCGGCGCTAAATACACGCTCGCGGTGCCCGACTACGTGTACCAGGGCGGCCTGAAGTCGTTCGCGGACATCCAGAAGTACGCGGACAAGCTGAACGGCAAGATCTACGGGATCGAGCCGGGCAACGACGGCAACCTGCTGATCAAGAAGATGATCGACGGCAACCAGTTCGGCCTCGGCAAGTTCAAGATGGTCGAGTCGAGCGAGGCCGGGATGCTGGTCGAGGTGAACCGCGCGATCCGCGACAAGCAGTGGATCGTGTTCCTCGGCTGGGAACCGCATCCGATGAACGTGCAGATGAAGATCGACTACCTGAGCGGCGGCGACGACGTGTTCGGCCCGAACTACGGCGAGGCGAAGGTGCTGACGGCAACGCCGCCCGACTACGCGCAGCGCTGCCCGAACGTCGCGAAGTTCGTGTCGAACCTGCAGTTCACGACGACGATCGAGAATCACGTGATGATGCCGATCATGAACAAGGAAGACCCGAACAAGGCGGCGGCCGCGTGGCTGAAGGCGAACCCGCAGGCGCTCGACAAGTGGCTCGCGGGCGTGACGACGCTCGACGGGAAGCCGGGGCTGCCGGCGGTGAAGGCGTATCTCGGCGTGCATTGA
- a CDS encoding GlxA family transcriptional regulator gives MTSAAAVAPAACVSPVSSLAHFGFLTLPNFSMIAFSSAVEVLRMANYVGRADHYKWSIYSLDGFPAHASNGIAVRPTQALDYTNLPDVMIVCGGIRIRDVVDEGARDTLAALAERGLPLGGICTGAYALMSSGLLDGYRCTVHWENLSALHSEFPQVGFADELFVVDRDRLTCTGGTAPLDLMLNLVGMRFGQQLAAQVSEQFILERIRSSTDTQPIPVDARVGFSRAELIEVVRLMEANIEEPLSLEELARLVRLSQRHLQRMFKVYLNVSPTHYYLTLRLKRARDLLRTTDASIARVTTVCGFHSPCHFSKAYRAQFGHAPSYERRLPGR, from the coding sequence GTGACGTCCGCCGCCGCTGTCGCGCCCGCCGCCTGCGTTTCACCGGTTTCGTCCCTCGCCCATTTCGGCTTCCTGACGCTGCCGAACTTCTCGATGATCGCGTTTTCGAGCGCGGTCGAGGTGCTTCGGATGGCGAACTACGTCGGGCGCGCCGATCATTACAAGTGGTCGATCTACTCGCTCGACGGTTTCCCCGCGCATGCCAGCAACGGCATTGCGGTACGGCCCACGCAGGCGCTCGACTATACGAACCTGCCCGACGTGATGATCGTGTGCGGCGGCATCCGCATCCGCGACGTGGTCGACGAGGGCGCGCGCGATACGCTCGCGGCGCTCGCCGAGCGCGGGCTGCCGCTCGGCGGCATCTGCACGGGCGCGTATGCGCTGATGTCGAGCGGGCTGCTCGACGGCTATCGCTGCACCGTGCACTGGGAGAACCTGTCCGCGCTGCATTCCGAGTTTCCGCAGGTCGGCTTCGCCGATGAGCTGTTCGTCGTCGATCGCGACCGGCTGACCTGCACGGGCGGCACCGCGCCGCTCGACCTGATGCTGAACCTCGTCGGCATGCGGTTCGGCCAGCAGCTCGCCGCGCAGGTGTCGGAGCAGTTCATCCTGGAGCGCATCCGCAGCTCGACCGACACGCAGCCGATTCCCGTCGATGCGCGCGTCGGCTTCTCGCGTGCGGAGCTGATCGAGGTCGTGCGGCTGATGGAGGCTAACATCGAGGAGCCGCTGTCGCTCGAGGAACTCGCGCGGCTCGTACGGTTGTCGCAGCGGCACCTGCAGCGGATGTTCAAGGTGTACCTGAACGTGTCGCCGACCCACTATTACCTGACGCTGCGCCTGAAACGTGCTCGCGATCTGCTGCGCACGACCGATGCGTCGATCGCGCGCGTGACGACGGTCTGCGGTTTTCATTCGCCGTGTCATTTCAGCAAGGCGTACCGCGCGCAGTTCGGCCATGCGCCGAGCTACGAGCGCAGGTTGCCGGGGCGCTGA
- the choW gene encoding choline ABC transporter permease subunit yields the protein MSEMIPLGTWVDQSVHYLLDHDAKTFDAIGQAIEGLAALVEHGLQAIPMWLMMAIFIGVGLWRVGWRFALFTTASLLLIFATGFWDQTVITLGLTLSSTIISLVLGIPLGIWAAKSKWVAAIVRPILDLMQTMPAFVYLIPAAMLFGLGRVPGILSTVIFAMPPAVRLTSLGIRHVNREIVEAGQAFGCTPWQLLYKVQFPNALPSIMQGVNQTIMMALSMVIIASMVGAGGLGNDVLASIQRLDIGLGFESGLSVVLLAIILDRITESFGRAPGTVKSPLFSGLKQLFRAKATPAQA from the coding sequence ATGTCTGAAATGATTCCGCTCGGTACCTGGGTCGACCAGTCCGTTCACTACCTGCTCGACCATGACGCCAAGACATTCGACGCGATCGGCCAGGCGATCGAGGGCCTCGCGGCGCTCGTCGAACACGGCCTGCAAGCGATCCCGATGTGGCTGATGATGGCGATCTTCATCGGCGTCGGGCTATGGCGGGTGGGCTGGCGTTTCGCGCTGTTCACGACCGCGTCGCTGCTGCTGATCTTCGCGACGGGCTTCTGGGACCAGACGGTCATCACGCTCGGCCTCACGCTGTCGTCGACGATCATCAGCCTCGTGCTCGGCATCCCGCTCGGCATCTGGGCCGCGAAGAGCAAGTGGGTCGCCGCGATCGTGCGTCCTATCCTCGACCTGATGCAGACGATGCCCGCATTCGTCTACCTGATTCCGGCCGCGATGCTGTTCGGTCTCGGCCGCGTGCCGGGGATTCTGTCGACGGTGATCTTCGCGATGCCGCCTGCGGTGCGCCTGACGAGCCTCGGCATCCGCCACGTGAACCGCGAGATCGTCGAAGCCGGCCAGGCATTCGGCTGCACGCCGTGGCAACTGCTGTACAAGGTGCAGTTCCCGAATGCGCTGCCGTCGATCATGCAGGGCGTGAACCAGACGATCATGATGGCGCTGTCGATGGTGATCATCGCGTCGATGGTCGGCGCGGGCGGTCTCGGCAACGACGTGCTCGCGAGTATCCAGCGCCTCGACATCGGCCTCGGTTTCGAAAGCGGTCTGTCGGTCGTGCTGCTCGCGATCATTCTCGACCGCATCACCGAAAGCTTCGGCCGTGCACCCGGCACCGTGAAATCGCCGCTGTTCTCGGGCCTCAAGCAGCTTTTTCGCGCGAAGGCCACACCCGCGCAAGCCTGA
- a CDS encoding DUF2339 domain-containing protein has translation MNWAFAVIGFIVGGIAALIGDFSAANGSLLGAVVGFCIGHALRQHKPKNDSAAPDAFAMPATPPPLVDRVARLEATVETLTRELDSLRGQLAGAKAVAAAAGSAAQTPLSGAAGASSAPLSPAASATPPTPPVQPAIAAAARAGMPASTSVPTPAAAPATAAPAPVLAAAHATANAPATPVRPTPPAPREPGIAERAFSAARDWLLGGNTVVRVGIVVLFFGVAFLLKYATDNNMLPIEFRLAGTALAAAALLAIGWRVRARRAAYGLVLQGGGIGILYLTIFAATKLYALLPVGAAFPLMVAVCALSAFLAVRQNALPLAFMGSAGGFLAPVLLSTGQGNHVALFSYYALLNAGIFAIAWFKAWRPLNLLGFVFTFTIGSAWGVTAYRPALFASTEPFLILFFLMYVGIALLYAVKRELALRHYVDGTLVFGTPIVATALQASLVKGMPFGLAWSAVALSAFYVAVAAWLARRRDRLALLFEAMLALAVIFATLAVPLAFSGPTTSAAWAIEGAAVVWLAVRQKRLLPFGFGLLMQVAAAGAFFTSLLGPADATALPVLNGPYIAMLLIALAGLFTGWWLHGRGEARAWHAWMPEIGAAAAAWGLLWWVSGGLHEILVYASRHVDLHADRFVVDATALFAAGTAWLAHVARRRLAWPLAEWPALALTPVLALLALRAFDAYEAPLSGMGAFAWPVSVGAGLALLWRQSRGPASADAAQGAAPGIGQAIAAGVIAPLHTLMFWTLCGLLSLEGFWRLRAFVPEGAWSWSAWAYGFGALLLLVSGPGSRLRWPVAAFPRAYQVWGAAPLAALLWLWSIASATSDGDASPLFWLPLLNPLDIAQFLVFVAFAAWLRRLKTLGIAWHPRAVDYVAIATVFLWFNALMLRTLHHWAGVPYEFGAMAESTLVQASVSVYWTVCALATTIWATRRGLRPLWFVGAALLALTVVKLFLFDLSHVTGIERIVSFIGIGVLLLLIGYFSPLPPKAAAQQDDPQ, from the coding sequence TTGAACTGGGCATTCGCCGTAATCGGCTTCATCGTGGGCGGCATCGCCGCATTGATCGGGGATTTCTCGGCCGCGAACGGCTCGCTGCTCGGCGCCGTCGTCGGATTCTGCATCGGTCACGCGCTGCGGCAACACAAACCCAAAAACGACAGCGCCGCGCCCGACGCGTTCGCGATGCCCGCGACGCCACCGCCGCTCGTCGATCGTGTCGCGCGCCTCGAAGCGACCGTCGAAACGCTCACGCGCGAACTCGATTCGCTGCGCGGCCAGCTCGCCGGCGCGAAGGCCGTTGCGGCCGCCGCCGGCAGTGCCGCGCAAACGCCTTTGTCCGGCGCGGCCGGCGCCTCGTCCGCTCCGCTCTCACCCGCTGCTTCGGCAACGCCACCGACACCGCCTGTGCAACCCGCAATCGCAGCCGCGGCGCGCGCGGGCATGCCGGCATCGACATCGGTGCCGACGCCGGCCGCGGCACCGGCAACCGCAGCGCCCGCCCCCGTTCTCGCCGCCGCCCACGCAACGGCGAACGCGCCAGCAACACCCGTCCGCCCCACCCCGCCCGCGCCGCGCGAACCCGGCATCGCCGAACGTGCATTCAGTGCCGCGCGCGACTGGCTGCTCGGCGGCAACACGGTCGTGCGCGTCGGGATCGTCGTGCTGTTCTTCGGCGTCGCGTTCCTGCTCAAGTACGCGACCGACAACAACATGCTGCCGATCGAATTCCGCCTCGCGGGCACCGCGCTCGCCGCGGCCGCGCTGCTCGCGATCGGCTGGCGCGTGCGCGCGCGCCGCGCCGCATACGGCCTCGTGCTGCAAGGCGGCGGCATCGGCATCCTGTACCTGACGATCTTCGCCGCGACCAAGCTCTATGCGCTGCTGCCCGTCGGCGCCGCGTTTCCGCTGATGGTCGCGGTCTGCGCGCTGAGCGCGTTCCTCGCGGTCAGGCAGAACGCGCTGCCGCTCGCGTTCATGGGCAGCGCGGGCGGCTTTCTCGCGCCGGTGCTGCTGTCGACCGGCCAGGGCAACCATGTCGCGCTGTTCAGCTACTACGCGCTGCTGAACGCGGGTATCTTCGCGATCGCGTGGTTCAAGGCATGGCGCCCGCTGAACCTGCTCGGCTTCGTGTTCACGTTCACGATCGGTTCGGCGTGGGGCGTGACGGCCTACCGCCCCGCGCTGTTCGCGAGCACCGAGCCGTTCCTGATCCTGTTCTTCCTGATGTATGTCGGCATCGCGCTGCTGTATGCGGTGAAACGCGAACTCGCGCTGCGGCACTACGTGGACGGCACGCTCGTGTTCGGCACGCCGATCGTCGCGACCGCGCTGCAGGCGTCGCTCGTGAAGGGCATGCCGTTCGGGCTCGCGTGGAGCGCCGTCGCGCTGTCGGCGTTCTACGTCGCGGTCGCCGCATGGCTCGCGCGGCGCCGCGACCGTCTCGCGCTGCTGTTCGAAGCGATGCTCGCGCTCGCGGTGATCTTCGCGACGCTGGCCGTGCCGCTCGCGTTTTCCGGCCCGACGACGAGTGCCGCCTGGGCGATCGAAGGCGCGGCCGTCGTGTGGCTCGCGGTGCGCCAGAAGCGCCTGCTGCCGTTCGGCTTCGGCCTGCTGATGCAGGTCGCCGCGGCCGGCGCGTTCTTCACGAGCCTGCTCGGGCCGGCCGACGCAACCGCGCTGCCCGTGCTCAACGGCCCGTATATCGCGATGCTGCTGATCGCGCTCGCCGGCCTGTTCACCGGCTGGTGGCTGCACGGGCGCGGCGAAGCGCGCGCGTGGCATGCGTGGATGCCCGAGATCGGCGCCGCGGCCGCGGCATGGGGGCTGCTGTGGTGGGTGAGCGGCGGGCTGCACGAGATCCTCGTCTACGCGAGCCGTCACGTCGACCTGCATGCCGACCGCTTCGTCGTCGACGCAACCGCGCTGTTCGCGGCCGGCACCGCGTGGCTGGCGCACGTCGCGCGCCGCCGGCTGGCATGGCCGCTCGCGGAATGGCCTGCGCTCGCGCTGACGCCGGTGCTGGCGCTGCTCGCGTTGCGCGCGTTCGATGCGTACGAAGCGCCGCTGTCGGGCATGGGCGCGTTCGCGTGGCCCGTCTCCGTCGGCGCGGGTCTTGCGCTGCTGTGGCGCCAGTCGCGCGGACCGGCAAGCGCCGATGCCGCGCAAGGTGCGGCACCCGGCATCGGCCAAGCCATCGCCGCAGGCGTGATCGCGCCGCTGCATACGCTGATGTTCTGGACCCTGTGCGGGCTGCTGTCGCTCGAAGGCTTCTGGCGCCTGCGCGCATTCGTGCCCGAAGGCGCGTGGAGCTGGAGCGCGTGGGCCTACGGTTTCGGTGCGCTGCTCCTGCTCGTATCGGGCCCCGGCTCGCGCCTGCGCTGGCCCGTCGCCGCGTTCCCGCGCGCTTACCAGGTGTGGGGCGCGGCGCCGCTCGCCGCGCTGCTGTGGCTGTGGAGCATTGCCAGCGCGACAAGCGACGGCGACGCATCGCCGCTCTTCTGGCTGCCGCTGCTCAATCCGCTCGACATCGCGCAGTTCCTGGTCTTCGTCGCATTCGCCGCGTGGCTGCGCCGACTGAAGACGCTCGGCATCGCGTGGCATCCGCGCGCGGTCGACTATGTTGCGATCGCAACCGTATTCCTGTGGTTCAACGCGCTGATGCTGCGCACGCTGCATCACTGGGCCGGCGTGCCGTACGAATTCGGTGCGATGGCCGAATCGACGCTCGTGCAGGCGTCGGTATCCGTGTACTGGACGGTCTGCGCGCTCGCGACAACGATCTGGGCCACGCGCCGCGGGCTGCGCCCGCTGTGGTTCGTCGGCGCCGCGCTGCTCGCGCTCACGGTCGTCAAGCTGTTCCTGTTCGACCTGTCGCACGTGACCGGCATCGAGCGCATCGTGTCGTTCATCGGCATCGGCGTGCTGCTGCTGTTGATCGGCTATTTCTCGCCGCTGCCGCCGAAGGCCGCGGCCCAACAGGACGACCCGCAATGA
- a CDS encoding DUF3999 domain-containing protein — MKRLAALLGLSLLASFAAADGTPGAGRVAQRFSLDLDGNAAYYQLTVPQPVYAASRRDDLGDVRVFNGAGEPVPYSLDAPAAAAPAVPTSRTPVHWFPLPPVRADNGNAPLGVTVGPDGSLRTAVATPAPAKRGADLVDLSRANGDIDALLVHVGDDSYQGRVAVDASDDLRNWRSLGSTQLLKVGRGGDMLVQERIALDGAAPRYLRLDWLDGAPAIASIDVETHPRDARGTDTASVPRQWRDAARVRAGSAPGEYLFDTDGAYPVDRVRIDLPQPNTVARATLQSRADAQAPWRDVAGGVLFRLQGKAGEQRNPPLEFAANTDRAWRIVVDMRNGGFGAGQPAVAIGWHPAALTFVARGTPPFTLGVGDASLVSSAVGRDALLVGMAPEVRPARVGTALPVSAVAPAAADTDAKRRYVLWASLVIAVGALGTIAWRLAKSGGESRNRDE, encoded by the coding sequence ATGAAACGACTCGCCGCCCTGCTCGGACTGAGCCTGCTCGCGTCGTTCGCGGCCGCCGACGGCACGCCGGGCGCCGGGCGCGTCGCGCAGCGCTTCTCGCTCGACCTCGACGGCAACGCCGCGTATTACCAGCTCACCGTGCCGCAGCCCGTGTATGCGGCCAGCCGGCGCGACGACCTCGGCGACGTGCGCGTCTTCAACGGCGCGGGCGAGCCGGTTCCGTATTCGCTCGACGCACCCGCCGCGGCCGCGCCCGCCGTGCCGACGTCGCGCACGCCGGTGCACTGGTTCCCGCTGCCGCCGGTGCGCGCCGATAACGGCAACGCGCCGCTCGGCGTGACGGTCGGCCCGGACGGCTCGCTGCGCACGGCCGTCGCCACGCCGGCACCGGCAAAGCGCGGCGCGGATCTCGTCGACCTGTCGCGTGCGAACGGCGACATCGACGCACTGCTCGTGCACGTGGGCGACGACAGCTACCAGGGGCGTGTCGCCGTCGATGCCAGCGACGACCTGCGCAACTGGCGCTCGCTCGGCAGCACGCAGTTGCTGAAGGTCGGCCGCGGCGGCGACATGCTGGTGCAGGAACGCATCGCACTCGACGGTGCGGCGCCGCGCTACCTGCGGCTGGACTGGCTCGACGGCGCGCCTGCGATCGCGTCGATCGACGTCGAGACGCATCCGCGCGACGCGCGCGGGACGGACACCGCATCCGTGCCGCGCCAATGGCGCGACGCCGCGCGCGTACGGGCCGGCAGCGCGCCCGGCGAGTATCTGTTCGACACCGACGGCGCGTATCCGGTCGACCGCGTGCGCATCGACCTGCCGCAGCCGAACACCGTCGCGCGCGCGACGCTGCAAAGCCGCGCCGACGCGCAGGCGCCGTGGCGCGACGTCGCAGGCGGCGTGCTGTTCCGGCTGCAGGGCAAGGCCGGCGAGCAGCGCAATCCGCCGCTCGAGTTCGCGGCGAACACGGATCGCGCGTGGCGGATCGTCGTCGACATGCGCAACGGCGGATTCGGCGCCGGCCAGCCGGCCGTCGCGATCGGCTGGCATCCGGCCGCGCTGACCTTCGTCGCACGCGGCACGCCGCCGTTTACGCTCGGCGTCGGCGATGCGTCGCTCGTGTCGTCGGCCGTCGGTCGCGATGCGCTGCTGGTCGGCATGGCACCCGAAGTCCGGCCCGCGCGCGTCGGCACGGCGCTGCCGGTATCGGCGGTCGCGCCGGCGGCGGCCGATACGGACGCGAAGCGCCGCTACGTGCTGTGGGCGTCGCTGGTGATCGCGGTCGGTGCGCTCGGCACGATTGCCTGGCGGCTTGCGAAAAGCGGCGGCGAGTCACGCAACCGCGACGAGTGA
- a CDS encoding GNAT family N-acetyltransferase: MSIPWNAIAERLPAAPPSACADRVVVRRFDPAVDSYAQLTPMLHRAFARLGAMGLNCTCVDQDEDVTRRRAEAGECYVAVCGGRVIGTATLYGADPSSACSLYRQEGVASVRQVAVDPDCQSRGIGALLLSFAEQWAALRGYTLLALDTPHPASHLLAFYGAQGFEVVDVMRFAGKRYDSAILCKRPVAQVVRRVSPASRLAVRVAAVRRLAHALPARVVAVARRDPRVRRGAGWAARRAAGAASCRSTPWRPRQHGRYTFG; encoded by the coding sequence ATGTCGATACCCTGGAACGCGATTGCCGAACGTCTCCCTGCTGCGCCGCCTTCCGCGTGCGCCGACCGGGTGGTCGTACGGCGTTTCGATCCGGCAGTCGACAGCTATGCGCAACTCACGCCGATGCTGCATCGCGCGTTCGCGCGGCTCGGCGCGATGGGGCTCAACTGCACGTGCGTCGATCAGGACGAGGACGTCACGCGCCGTCGCGCGGAAGCGGGCGAGTGCTACGTCGCCGTGTGCGGCGGGCGCGTCATCGGCACGGCCACGCTGTATGGGGCCGATCCGTCTTCGGCCTGCTCGCTGTACCGGCAGGAAGGCGTCGCGAGCGTGCGCCAGGTGGCCGTGGATCCCGATTGCCAGAGCCGCGGGATCGGCGCATTGCTGCTGTCGTTCGCCGAGCAGTGGGCCGCGTTGCGCGGCTATACGCTGCTCGCGCTGGATACGCCGCATCCCGCGTCGCATTTGCTGGCGTTCTACGGCGCGCAGGGTTTCGAGGTCGTCGACGTGATGCGCTTCGCCGGCAAGCGCTACGACAGTGCGATCCTCTGCAAGCGGCCCGTCGCGCAGGTCGTGCGCCGCGTGTCGCCTGCGTCGCGGCTGGCCGTGCGCGTGGCAGCCGTTCGGCGTCTGGCGCATGCGTTGCCGGCACGCGTGGTGGCAGTGGCACGGCGCGACCCGCGCGTACGCCGTGGCGCGGGATGGGCGGCGCGCCGCGCGGCCGGCGCCGCGAGCTGCCGTTCGACGCCGTGGCGGCCGCGCCAGCACGGGCGCTACACGTTCGGTTGA
- a CDS encoding NIPSNAP family protein: protein MVTCFLRYVIDPYKLDQFETYGKMWIPLVEKFGGTHHGYFLPSEGANDIALAMFSFPSLAEYERYRERSKDDPACQAAFRYAEETRCIVSYERSFFRPVFE, encoded by the coding sequence ATGGTCACCTGCTTCCTTCGCTACGTCATCGATCCGTACAAACTCGACCAGTTCGAAACCTACGGCAAGATGTGGATTCCGCTCGTCGAAAAGTTCGGCGGCACGCATCACGGCTATTTCCTGCCGTCCGAAGGCGCGAACGACATCGCGCTCGCGATGTTTTCGTTCCCGAGCCTCGCCGAGTACGAGCGCTACCGCGAACGCTCGAAGGACGATCCGGCGTGCCAGGCCGCGTTCCGCTACGCGGAGGAAACGCGCTGCATTGTCAGCTACGAACGCAGCTTCTTCCGGCCGGTATTCGAGTAA
- a CDS encoding NADPH-dependent FMN reductase — MTAFDQHRRPFVVGIGGTTRAASSTERALSFALRGAQAAGARTRLFDGPFLHTLPHYAPEHKTLTDAQRELIDAVRQADAIIIATPGYHGGVSGLVKNALDTLEELRADERPYLDGRAVGLIVTAYGWQAAGTVLTSLRSIVHALRGWPTPFGATVNTLETRFESADSCSDPKVVAQLETVGAQAAEFALAFASHRATTHAASVDALAPVLKVANQ, encoded by the coding sequence TTGACTGCATTCGATCAACACCGCCGCCCGTTCGTCGTCGGCATCGGCGGTACCACCCGAGCAGCGTCGTCGACCGAACGCGCGCTGTCGTTCGCGCTGCGCGGTGCGCAAGCCGCCGGCGCACGCACGCGCCTGTTCGACGGCCCGTTCCTGCATACGCTGCCGCACTACGCACCCGAACACAAAACGCTGACCGACGCGCAGCGCGAACTGATCGACGCCGTGCGCCAGGCCGACGCGATCATCATCGCGACGCCCGGCTATCACGGCGGCGTCTCCGGCCTCGTGAAGAACGCGCTCGACACGCTCGAGGAACTGCGCGCGGACGAGCGCCCCTATCTCGACGGCCGCGCGGTCGGCCTGATCGTCACCGCATACGGCTGGCAGGCAGCCGGCACCGTGCTGACGTCGCTGCGTTCGATCGTCCACGCGCTGCGCGGCTGGCCGACGCCGTTCGGCGCGACCGTGAACACGCTCGAAACGCGTTTCGAAAGCGCCGACAGCTGCTCGGATCCGAAGGTCGTCGCACAGCTCGAGACGGTCGGCGCGCAAGCCGCCGAGTTCGCACTCGCATTCGCGTCGCATCGCGCGACCACGCACGCGGCATCGGTCGACGCGCTCGCCCCCGTGCTGAAGGTCGCCAACCAGTAA